From Bacillus basilensis, a single genomic window includes:
- a CDS encoding acetylornithine deacetylase: MNQEVSQLLEQIDLRKDELLELTKTLIRFETPAPPARNTNEAQEFVADFLRKRNFSVDKWDVYPNDPNVVGVKKGIESDTHKSLIINGHMDVAEVTADEAWETNPFEPFIKDGWLVGRGAADMKGGLAGALFAIQLLQEAGIELPGDLIFQSVIGEEVGEAGTLQCCKRGYDADFAVVVDTSDLHMQGQGGVITGWITVKSPQTFHDATRRQMIHAGGRLFGASAIEKMMKVVQSLQELERHWAVMKTYEGYPYGTTTINPAVIEGGRHAAFIADECRLWITVHFYPNETHEQIAQEIEEYIGKVAAADPWLSENPPQFKWGGESMIVDRGEIFPSLEVDSEHAAVKTLSSVHESILSKNAILDMSATVTDGGWFSEFRIPAVIYGPGTLEEAHSINEKVEVEQLIEFTKVITAFIYEWCHTKK, from the coding sequence ATGAATCAAGAAGTTTCACAGCTATTAGAACAGATTGATCTACGAAAAGATGAGTTACTAGAGCTTACAAAAACTTTAATTCGTTTTGAAACACCAGCACCGCCGGCGAGAAACACAAATGAGGCGCAAGAATTTGTTGCAGATTTTCTAAGAAAACGAAATTTTAGTGTTGATAAATGGGATGTATATCCGAATGATCCGAACGTTGTTGGGGTGAAAAAAGGGATAGAAAGTGACACACATAAAAGTCTTATTATTAATGGACATATGGATGTAGCTGAAGTGACAGCAGATGAGGCGTGGGAAACGAATCCGTTTGAGCCATTTATAAAAGATGGTTGGTTAGTTGGACGTGGTGCGGCAGATATGAAAGGGGGATTGGCTGGAGCGCTATTTGCCATTCAGCTTTTACAAGAAGCTGGCATTGAATTACCTGGAGATTTAATCTTTCAATCCGTAATTGGGGAAGAAGTTGGAGAGGCAGGAACACTTCAATGCTGTAAAAGAGGTTATGATGCTGATTTTGCAGTCGTAGTGGATACGAGTGATTTACATATGCAAGGGCAGGGCGGCGTAATTACTGGATGGATTACTGTGAAAAGCCCCCAAACATTTCATGATGCAACACGCAGGCAAATGATCCATGCTGGAGGACGTTTATTCGGAGCGAGTGCGATTGAAAAAATGATGAAAGTTGTGCAAAGTTTACAAGAATTAGAGCGTCACTGGGCAGTTATGAAAACATATGAAGGCTATCCATATGGAACAACAACAATTAATCCAGCTGTTATTGAGGGCGGAAGACATGCAGCATTTATTGCGGATGAGTGCCGTTTGTGGATAACCGTACATTTTTACCCAAATGAAACGCATGAACAAATCGCACAAGAAATTGAAGAGTATATTGGGAAAGTAGCGGCTGCTGATCCATGGTTAAGTGAAAATCCACCACAATTTAAGTGGGGTGGAGAATCAATGATTGTGGATCGGGGCGAAATTTTCCCTTCTTTAGAAGTAGATAGTGAACATGCAGCTGTAAAAACGCTTAGCTCAGTACACGAATCAATTCTCTCTAAAAATGCAATTTTAGATATGTCGGCAACGGTAACGGATGGTGGGTGGTTTAGTGAATTTCGTATTCCAGCTGTTATTTACGGACCAGGTACATTAGAAGAAGCTCATTCAATAAATGAGAAAGTTGAAGTAGAACAGTTAATTGAATTTACAAAAGTAATAACAGCATTTATATATGAATGGTGTCATACAAAAAAATAG
- the truA gene encoding tRNA pseudouridine(38-40) synthase TruA has protein sequence MNNYKLTIQYDGARFKGWQRLGNNDNTIQGKIESVISEMVGKEIEIIGCSRTDTGVHALNQVANFQSDEKLVEHKVKKYLNQYLPNDISITNVEEVQDRFHARYNSKAKTYLYKIWNEEHTNPFMRKYSMHVNKKLNVKSMKEAAKHLVGSHDFTAFSNAKSKKKSMVREVYSLEVMEEAGFVQIRVSGNGFLHNMVRKIVGALIEVGLGQLDAEAIPQILEAKQRNQINCLAEASGLYLENVEF, from the coding sequence ATGAACAATTATAAATTAACGATTCAGTACGATGGTGCACGTTTTAAAGGCTGGCAACGCCTTGGTAATAACGATAATACGATTCAAGGAAAAATCGAAAGTGTCATATCTGAAATGGTCGGAAAAGAAATTGAAATTATCGGTTGTAGTAGAACAGACACTGGTGTACATGCTTTGAATCAAGTTGCTAACTTTCAAAGTGATGAGAAGTTAGTGGAACATAAAGTGAAAAAATATTTAAATCAATATTTACCCAATGATATTAGCATTACGAATGTAGAAGAAGTACAAGATCGATTCCACGCTCGTTACAATTCTAAAGCAAAAACATATCTTTATAAAATTTGGAATGAAGAGCATACGAATCCATTTATGCGTAAATACAGCATGCATGTGAATAAAAAATTAAATGTGAAAAGCATGAAAGAAGCTGCGAAACATTTAGTTGGTTCACATGACTTTACTGCTTTTTCAAATGCGAAATCAAAGAAAAAGTCTATGGTTCGAGAAGTATATTCACTTGAAGTGATGGAAGAGGCAGGATTTGTACAAATTAGAGTAAGTGGCAACGGATTCCTTCATAACATGGTACGAAAAATTGTTGGAGCATTAATTGAAGTTGGATTAGGACAATTAGATGCAGAAGCAATTCCGCAAATTCTAGAGGCGAAACAACGTAATCAAATTAATTGCCTTGCTGAGGCGAGTGGTTTGTATTTGGAGAATGTTGAATTTTAA
- the pdaA gene encoding delta-lactam-biosynthetic de-N-acetylase — protein MKHKWLYIGLIFSIMMALVPVSTLAYTNTPHNWGIPRPKNETVPDAGKLYTELLQKNGGFYLGDTKKKDIYLTFDNGYENGYTGQILDVLKEKKVPATFFVTGHYIKTQKDLLLRMKDEGHIIGNHSWSHPDFTAVNDEKLREELTSVTEEIKKMTGQKEVKYVRPPRGVFSERTLALTKEMGYYNVFWSLAFLDWKVDEQRGWQYAHNNVMTMIHPGSILLLHAISKDNAEALAKIIDDLREKGYHFKSLDDLVKSNQP, from the coding sequence ATGAAACATAAATGGTTATATATCGGTCTCATTTTTTCAATTATGATGGCACTTGTTCCAGTTTCAACATTGGCTTATACAAATACTCCACATAACTGGGGAATTCCGCGTCCTAAAAATGAAACAGTACCAGATGCAGGGAAACTGTATACAGAATTGCTACAAAAAAATGGCGGATTTTATTTAGGGGATACGAAGAAAAAAGATATTTATTTAACATTTGATAATGGGTATGAAAATGGATATACAGGCCAGATTTTAGACGTATTAAAAGAGAAAAAAGTACCAGCAACCTTCTTTGTAACAGGGCATTATATTAAAACACAAAAAGATTTATTGTTAAGAATGAAGGATGAAGGACATATTATTGGAAACCATTCGTGGAGTCATCCTGATTTTACAGCAGTAAATGATGAGAAACTTCGTGAAGAATTAACGAGTGTAACGGAAGAAATTAAAAAAATGACCGGGCAAAAAGAAGTGAAATATGTGCGTCCTCCGCGCGGTGTATTTAGTGAAAGAACGTTAGCCCTTACGAAAGAAATGGGCTACTATAATGTATTTTGGTCACTTGCATTTTTGGATTGGAAAGTGGATGAACAAAGAGGATGGCAATATGCGCATAATAATGTTATGACGATGATTCATCCAGGATCTATTTTATTACTTCATGCAATATCAAAAGATAATGCAGAAGCACTTGCGAAAATCATTGATGATTTGCGCGAGAAAGGGTATCATTTTAAAAGTCTAGATGACTTAGTAAAAAGCAATCAACCGTAA
- a CDS encoding DNA-3-methyladenine glycosylase — protein sequence MWSEHVTLEYPYHFEEVLKRLSFDPLNVIQLDEKVIYVPLCIDKEQVVVRLQGIGTVQNPQFWISSQTGNPEKVMKRMRAIFHWNEPFQDIQNHFLNTSLRPLFETYAYTPIILEFDYFACLLRCIIHQQINLKFATVLTEQFVKRYGTEKNGVFFFPTPEIVANISIEELREQKFSQRKAEYMVGLAKYIIGGKLDLTRIENETEEGVAAQLLPIRGIGAWTVQNFLMFGLGRKNMFPKADIGIQRAVQGVFQLDDKPGDAFLENVKQECEPYCSYAALYLWKSIE from the coding sequence ATGTGGAGCGAACATGTTACGTTAGAGTATCCGTATCATTTTGAAGAAGTATTAAAACGTTTATCTTTTGATCCGCTTAACGTCATTCAATTAGATGAGAAAGTTATTTATGTCCCGCTTTGTATAGACAAGGAACAGGTTGTTGTTCGCTTACAAGGGATTGGTACTGTTCAAAATCCACAGTTTTGGATCTCTAGTCAGACAGGAAATCCGGAGAAAGTCATGAAACGAATGAGGGCCATTTTTCATTGGAATGAACCGTTTCAAGATATACAAAATCATTTTTTAAACACATCATTACGTCCACTATTTGAAACATATGCTTATACTCCAATTATTTTAGAATTCGATTATTTTGCATGTTTACTTCGCTGTATTATTCATCAACAAATAAATTTGAAATTTGCTACTGTGCTGACAGAGCAATTTGTAAAACGATATGGAACAGAGAAGAACGGTGTATTCTTTTTCCCTACTCCAGAAATAGTAGCAAATATTTCAATTGAAGAATTGAGAGAGCAGAAATTTAGTCAGCGAAAAGCTGAATATATGGTAGGATTAGCAAAGTATATTATAGGTGGTAAGTTAGATTTAACTAGAATAGAAAACGAAACAGAAGAAGGAGTTGCAGCACAATTGTTACCAATTAGGGGGATTGGTGCATGGACAGTGCAAAACTTTTTAATGTTTGGGCTTGGACGGAAAAATATGTTTCCGAAAGCAGACATCGGGATTCAGCGTGCAGTACAAGGTGTATTTCAATTAGATGATAAACCGGGTGATGCGTTTTTAGAAAACGTGAAACAAGAGTGTGAACCATACTGCAGTTATGCAGCGTTATATTTATGGAAAAGTATAGAGTAG
- a CDS encoding amino acid permease, with amino-acid sequence MMDQNQGLKRELKSRHIFMIALGGVIGTGLFLGSGYTIHEAGPGGAIVAYLVGGFVMYLTMLCLGELAVAMPDAGSYQTYATKHISPAAGYVVGWMSWLNWSATIGIELIAVSILMKRWFPDVSSWIWCVVFAVLLFAINALSSRSFAEVEFWFASIKVITIIAFIILGGAAMFGFLDMKGNDPAPMFSSFTDYGGLFPNGLSAILITMIAVNFSFQGTELVGIAAGESENPEKTIPKAINNTVWRILVFFVLSIFILAGLFPWQQAGVIESPFVVVFDKIGIPYAADIINFVIITAVLSVANSGLYATSRMLWSMSNQGMISPIFGKLSKNGVPIYALIVSTFVGCLSLLSGIYAEDTVYLWLLSIAGFGAILVWASIALSNLLARRSYIKQGGDVKDLKFKTPLYPFVPLLALVLNVTVIVGMAFIPEQRMALYCGIPFMIVCLLFYRATKNKRSKMEHVEKVDTTEVESL; translated from the coding sequence ATGATGGATCAAAATCAAGGATTAAAAAGGGAATTGAAAAGTAGGCACATATTTATGATTGCACTTGGAGGCGTTATTGGTACGGGTCTTTTTTTAGGATCTGGCTATACAATTCATGAAGCTGGACCTGGAGGAGCGATTGTAGCATATCTTGTCGGAGGATTTGTTATGTATTTAACAATGCTCTGTCTCGGAGAGTTAGCTGTTGCGATGCCTGACGCAGGATCTTATCAAACGTATGCCACAAAGCACATTTCCCCTGCAGCGGGTTATGTAGTGGGATGGATGTCGTGGCTAAACTGGTCTGCTACGATAGGTATTGAACTGATTGCAGTTAGTATTTTAATGAAACGATGGTTTCCTGATGTATCGTCATGGATTTGGTGTGTAGTGTTTGCGGTACTCCTCTTTGCTATCAATGCGTTATCTTCAAGAAGTTTTGCAGAAGTTGAATTCTGGTTTGCAAGTATTAAAGTAATTACAATCATTGCATTTATTATTTTGGGCGGGGCAGCAATGTTTGGTTTTTTAGATATGAAAGGAAATGACCCAGCACCAATGTTTTCTAGCTTTACTGATTATGGTGGATTGTTCCCAAATGGATTATCAGCTATTTTAATTACGATGATTGCTGTTAATTTTTCCTTCCAAGGAACAGAACTAGTCGGTATTGCAGCAGGTGAGAGTGAAAATCCAGAGAAAACGATCCCGAAGGCAATTAATAATACAGTTTGGCGTATACTTGTGTTCTTTGTATTATCTATTTTCATTCTTGCGGGATTATTCCCTTGGCAGCAAGCAGGAGTAATAGAGAGTCCATTCGTAGTTGTATTTGATAAAATTGGTATTCCTTATGCAGCTGATATTATTAATTTTGTTATTATTACAGCGGTTCTATCTGTTGCGAATTCAGGATTATATGCAACTTCCCGTATGCTATGGTCTATGTCTAATCAAGGAATGATTAGTCCGATTTTTGGTAAGTTATCTAAAAATGGTGTTCCTATTTACGCATTAATTGTAAGTACATTTGTAGGGTGTCTCTCACTACTATCAGGTATTTATGCGGAAGATACAGTTTATTTATGGTTGCTTTCAATTGCAGGATTTGGAGCGATATTAGTTTGGGCATCTATTGCTCTATCTAACTTATTAGCTAGAAGGTCATACATAAAGCAGGGCGGGGATGTGAAGGATTTGAAATTTAAAACACCGTTATATCCATTCGTACCACTGCTTGCGTTAGTATTAAATGTAACCGTAATTGTTGGTATGGCTTTTATCCCAGAACAAAGAATGGCATTGTATTGTGGTATTCCATTTATGATTGTTTGCTTACTGTTTTACCGTGCGACAAAAAATAAGAGAAGCAAAATGGAACATGTTGAAAAAGTAGATACAACAGAAGTAGAAAGTTTATAA
- a CDS encoding biotin/lipoyl-containing protein encodes MKTVIEGVYSPCYGKVEKLFVAESSYVYEWEKLALIETIDKQKVEIKIGISGYIESLEVVEGQAIADQKLLITVRDDLLVTGSD; translated from the coding sequence GTGAAGACGGTTATAGAAGGCGTGTATAGTCCTTGTTACGGGAAAGTAGAGAAGTTATTTGTTGCGGAAAGTTCTTACGTATACGAGTGGGAGAAATTAGCGCTCATTGAAACAATAGATAAACAGAAAGTAGAAATTAAGATAGGAATCAGTGGATATATCGAGTCATTAGAAGTAGTAGAGGGACAGGCCATCGCTGATCAAAAATTATTAATAACAGTGAGGGATGATCTTTTAGTAACAGGCAGTGATTAA
- the fumA gene encoding class I fumarate hydratase, whose translation MEKLQESMYQLIVETSTNLPKDVRRAIQQAKERENAGTRSAMALGTITNNIKMADDNISPICQDTGMPTFKIYTPVGVNQLKLKEAIYNALERATKDGKLRPNSVDSLFGDNSGNNLGPGTPVIKFEQWEKDYIDVRLILKGGGCENKNIQYSLPCELEGLGRAGRDLEGIRKCLLHAVYQAQGQGCSAGVIGVGIGGDRTSGYELAKNQLFRTLDDVNPIPELQKLEEYVLENANKLGIGTMGFGGETTLLGCKIGVYNRLPASFYVSVAYNCWAYRRLGVTIHPETGEIMDWLYQEGEDTLQQEAQEKTEQREIVLQAPITEEQIRELRVGDVVTINGMMYTGRDAIHKHLMDNDCPVDLNGQVIYHCGPVVVKDENDNWQIKAAGPTTSIREEPYQGDIMKKFGIRAVIGKGGMGAKTLAALEEHGGVYLNAIGGAAQYYAECIKEVKDVDFLQFGIPEAMWHLRIEGFKAVVTMDSHGNSLHADVDKTSLEKLASFKEPVFK comes from the coding sequence ATGGAAAAGCTTCAAGAAAGCATGTATCAACTAATTGTTGAAACGTCAACGAACTTACCGAAAGATGTTCGTCGTGCGATTCAACAAGCGAAAGAGCGAGAAAATGCAGGGACTCGTTCTGCGATGGCACTTGGCACAATTACAAATAATATTAAAATGGCTGATGATAACATATCGCCAATTTGCCAAGATACAGGGATGCCAACGTTTAAAATTTATACACCAGTTGGTGTGAATCAATTAAAGTTGAAGGAAGCTATCTATAATGCGCTTGAGCGGGCGACAAAAGATGGTAAACTTCGTCCCAATTCTGTTGATTCTCTTTTCGGAGACAATAGTGGAAATAATTTAGGACCAGGTACACCGGTTATTAAGTTTGAACAATGGGAAAAAGATTATATTGATGTACGTTTAATCCTAAAGGGTGGTGGCTGTGAGAATAAAAATATTCAGTATAGCTTACCATGTGAATTAGAAGGACTTGGACGAGCTGGCCGTGATTTAGAAGGGATTCGTAAATGCCTTCTTCATGCAGTATATCAAGCGCAAGGTCAAGGGTGTAGTGCAGGTGTAATTGGTGTTGGTATCGGGGGAGACCGCACATCAGGTTACGAATTAGCAAAAAATCAATTATTCCGTACATTAGATGATGTCAATCCAATCCCAGAGTTACAAAAACTTGAAGAGTACGTATTAGAAAATGCAAATAAGCTTGGCATTGGTACGATGGGATTTGGCGGAGAAACAACTTTACTTGGTTGTAAAATTGGTGTCTATAATCGTCTGCCAGCTAGTTTCTACGTATCTGTTGCGTATAATTGCTGGGCATATCGCCGTCTTGGAGTAACAATCCATCCTGAAACAGGTGAAATTATGGATTGGCTATATCAAGAAGGTGAAGATACACTTCAGCAAGAAGCACAAGAAAAAACAGAGCAACGTGAGATTGTATTACAAGCACCAATTACAGAAGAGCAAATTCGTGAACTTCGCGTTGGTGATGTTGTAACAATTAATGGCATGATGTATACAGGTCGTGACGCAATCCATAAGCATTTAATGGATAACGATTGTCCAGTAGATTTAAATGGACAAGTTATTTATCACTGTGGTCCAGTTGTCGTGAAAGATGAAAATGACAATTGGCAAATTAAAGCGGCAGGTCCAACGACAAGTATTCGTGAAGAACCATACCAAGGTGATATTATGAAGAAATTTGGTATTCGCGCTGTCATTGGAAAAGGCGGTATGGGTGCGAAAACATTAGCGGCTTTAGAAGAACACGGCGGTGTATATTTAAACGCAATCGGTGGTGCAGCGCAATATTATGCTGAATGTATTAAAGAAGTGAAAGATGTTGATTTCTTACAATTTGGTATTCCAGAGGCAATGTGGCATTTACGTATTGAAGGATTTAAAGCAGTTGTAACGATGGATTCTCATGGTAATAGCTTACATGCAGATGTTGATAAAACATCACTTGAAAAATTAGCGAGCTTTAAAGAGCCAGTATTTAAGTAA
- the rlmD gene encoding 23S rRNA (uracil(1939)-C(5))-methyltransferase RlmD — MIQKQHESKLEVGQTFPVTIKRLGINGEGVGYFKRQVVFIPGALPGEEVVAETTKIQRGFAEAKVKKVRKASPHRVKAPCPVYEECGGCQLQHLDYKEQLNQKRDIVVQAFEKYMNNSLEEKIRPTLGMENPWHYRNKSQLQVGRKDEKVITGLYKQNSHQLIDIAHCMIQHKATNEATKVVRRILEKLNVSIYNEKKQKGLVRTIVTRTAVQTGEVQVTLITTKEELPNKEQFIAEVQKQMPAVKSIMQNVNWRKTSVIFGDKTFKLAGKEVIQETLGDLSFELSARAFFQLNPEQTVVLYNEAKKAAALTGDEKIVDAYCGVGTIGLWLANDAAEVRGMDVIPEAIADARKNAKRHGFTNTKYEAGKAEQWLPKWVKEGWRPDVIVVDPPRTGCDDKLLETILKVKPKQVVYVSCNPSSLARDVQALMKSYEVEYVQPVDMFPHTAHVENVVKLVRK; from the coding sequence ATGATACAAAAACAACATGAGAGTAAGTTGGAAGTTGGTCAAACATTTCCTGTGACAATTAAACGTCTTGGGATTAATGGAGAAGGCGTTGGTTATTTTAAGAGACAAGTTGTTTTCATTCCAGGAGCATTACCAGGAGAAGAAGTTGTTGCTGAAACAACGAAAATTCAGCGTGGCTTCGCTGAAGCGAAAGTGAAAAAAGTTCGTAAAGCTTCACCACATCGTGTGAAAGCACCATGTCCAGTATATGAAGAATGTGGTGGCTGTCAGCTACAACATTTAGATTATAAAGAACAATTAAATCAAAAGCGTGATATTGTTGTACAAGCATTTGAGAAGTATATGAACAACAGTTTGGAAGAGAAAATTCGTCCAACGCTTGGTATGGAAAATCCATGGCATTATCGTAATAAGAGTCAATTACAAGTGGGACGTAAAGACGAAAAGGTTATTACAGGGCTGTATAAGCAAAACTCACATCAGTTAATTGATATTGCTCATTGTATGATTCAACATAAAGCAACGAATGAGGCGACAAAAGTTGTAAGACGTATTTTAGAAAAATTAAATGTTTCTATTTACAATGAGAAAAAACAAAAAGGTTTAGTACGCACAATTGTGACACGTACTGCAGTTCAAACAGGGGAAGTACAAGTTACACTTATTACAACAAAAGAAGAATTACCAAATAAAGAGCAGTTTATCGCAGAAGTACAAAAACAGATGCCAGCTGTTAAATCAATTATGCAAAACGTGAATTGGCGTAAAACATCTGTTATTTTCGGTGATAAAACATTTAAATTAGCTGGAAAAGAAGTAATTCAAGAAACACTTGGTGATTTATCATTTGAATTATCAGCACGTGCATTCTTCCAGTTGAATCCAGAACAAACGGTTGTTTTATATAATGAAGCCAAAAAAGCAGCTGCTTTAACAGGCGATGAGAAAATTGTAGATGCGTATTGTGGTGTTGGTACAATCGGTCTTTGGCTTGCAAATGATGCAGCGGAAGTACGTGGTATGGATGTAATTCCAGAAGCAATTGCGGACGCAAGAAAAAATGCGAAGCGTCACGGGTTTACAAACACGAAATATGAAGCAGGTAAAGCTGAACAATGGTTACCGAAATGGGTAAAAGAAGGATGGCGTCCAGATGTAATTGTTGTCGATCCACCTCGTACAGGTTGCGATGATAAATTATTGGAAACAATTTTAAAAGTGAAGCCGAAACAAGTTGTTTACGTATCTTGTAATCCTTCTTCATTAGCACGTGATGTACAAGCATTAATGAAGAGTTATGAAGTGGAGTATGTGCAACCAGTTGATATGTTCCCGCATACAGCTCATGTAGAAAATGTAGTGAAGCTTGTTAGAAAGTAA
- a CDS encoding sigma-54-dependent Fis family transcriptional regulator, with translation MRTEDINFKQIIEMNMLYETLLNELDIGIHIINEESKTIIYNRKMMEIESMERSDVLYKSPLEVFAFEENKNSTLIEALKLGKTNKNIKQTYFNNKGQEITTINDTFPIIENGKIKGAIEISKEMNNLKQTIKMDSSRKQNTKFTFDHIIGDSEAIQSTIAEGKRVIRTSSSILLVGETGTGKELFAQSIHNESQRSTKPFISQNCAAIPDTLMESLLFGTNRGAFTGAIDKAGLFEEANGGTLLLDEINSLSPALQAKLLRAIQEKTIRRIGGTQEKEIDVRIIATINEDPLEAITHNRLREDLYYRLSVVTLCLPPLRERKEDIPALVQHFIEKYNIQFGLAVTDVDVHVREFLYAYEWPGNVRELEHIIEGSMNLVEDEHIITAFHLPTRFRERIKKEFNMQPLLTNNDTDTPKTLKHTIAEMEKNYINQILKEYHGNISQAAKFLGLSRQNLQYRIKKLHLHI, from the coding sequence ATGCGTACAGAAGACATTAATTTTAAACAGATCATTGAAATGAATATGCTATATGAAACTTTACTCAATGAACTCGATATCGGGATTCATATTATTAATGAGGAAAGTAAAACGATTATTTATAACCGCAAAATGATGGAAATTGAATCAATGGAGCGCTCAGATGTGCTATATAAAAGTCCTTTAGAAGTATTCGCATTTGAAGAAAATAAAAATAGTACTCTTATAGAAGCATTAAAATTAGGAAAAACAAACAAAAATATAAAACAAACTTATTTTAACAATAAAGGGCAAGAAATTACGACGATTAACGATACTTTCCCTATAATAGAAAATGGAAAAATTAAAGGCGCTATTGAAATTTCAAAAGAGATGAATAACTTAAAGCAAACAATAAAAATGGACTCTTCTCGAAAACAAAACACTAAATTTACCTTTGATCACATAATTGGTGATTCTGAAGCCATTCAATCAACCATTGCGGAAGGAAAAAGGGTAATTCGTACATCCTCCTCCATACTTCTCGTAGGAGAAACAGGAACTGGAAAAGAACTATTTGCACAAAGTATCCATAATGAAAGTCAACGTTCAACAAAACCGTTCATTTCACAAAACTGTGCCGCTATTCCTGATACGCTAATGGAAAGCTTATTATTTGGTACGAACCGAGGTGCATTTACAGGAGCTATCGATAAAGCTGGTTTATTTGAAGAAGCAAACGGAGGAACTTTGTTATTAGATGAGATCAATTCGTTAAGTCCAGCACTTCAAGCGAAGTTACTGCGAGCTATACAAGAAAAAACAATACGAAGAATCGGAGGCACACAAGAAAAAGAAATTGATGTTCGTATTATAGCAACTATTAATGAAGACCCTCTTGAAGCTATTACACACAATCGATTACGGGAAGACTTATATTACCGATTAAGCGTCGTTACTTTATGTCTCCCGCCTTTACGTGAACGAAAAGAAGATATTCCCGCTCTTGTTCAACACTTTATCGAAAAGTACAACATTCAATTTGGACTCGCCGTAACGGATGTAGATGTACATGTAAGAGAATTCTTGTATGCATATGAATGGCCTGGAAATGTACGAGAATTGGAACATATCATTGAAGGTTCAATGAATTTAGTTGAAGATGAACATATCATTACAGCATTTCATCTTCCCACCCGCTTTCGCGAACGAATAAAAAAAGAATTCAATATGCAACCTCTCCTAACTAATAACGATACTGATACACCGAAAACGTTAAAGCACACAATAGCAGAAATGGAAAAGAACTACATCAATCAAATTCTTAAAGAGTATCACGGTAATATTTCACAAGCTGCAAAGTTTTTAGGATTAAGTAGGCAAAACTTACAATATCGAATTAAAAAACTGCATTTACACATATGA